A DNA window from Pseudomonas resinovorans NBRC 106553 contains the following coding sequences:
- the xdhA gene encoding xanthine dehydrogenase small subunit: MIQFLLNRELCTEHALDPNVTVLNYLREHAGKPGTKEGCASGDCGACTVVVGELEGDRIRYRTLNSCLTFVSSLHGKQLITVEDLKHQGQLHSVQQAMVDCHGSQCGFCTPGFVMSLFALQKNSNGYDKGQTMEALAGNLCRCTGYRPIIDAAEQACCQKQPDQFDAAEAQTVAQLKAIAPRETAELNSGDKRCLVPLTVADLADFYVSNPQARLLAGGTDLALEVTQFHRELPVMIYVGHIDAMKRIEQSADFIEIGAATPLSDCYESLAQEYPDFGELLHRFASLQIRNQGTLGGNIGNASPIGDAPPLLIALGAEIVLRKGNQTRILPLDEYFLDYKVTARQESEFIEKIRVPRARKNQAFRAYKVSKRLDDDISAVCAAFNLVIENGVVRKARVAFGGMAGIPKRASACEQVLVGSAWYPGTVERACEALAKDFTPLSDFRASKEYRLLTAQNLLRKFFLELQSPEVETRVTAYV, translated from the coding sequence TTGATCCAGTTTTTACTCAATCGGGAGCTGTGCACCGAGCATGCCCTCGATCCCAATGTCACGGTGCTCAACTACTTGCGTGAGCACGCGGGCAAACCCGGTACCAAAGAAGGCTGTGCCTCGGGCGATTGCGGTGCTTGCACCGTGGTGGTCGGCGAGCTGGAAGGGGACCGCATCCGCTACCGCACCCTCAACTCCTGCCTGACCTTCGTTTCCTCCCTGCATGGCAAGCAACTGATCACCGTGGAAGACCTCAAGCACCAGGGCCAACTGCATTCCGTGCAGCAGGCCATGGTGGATTGCCATGGCTCCCAGTGCGGCTTCTGCACCCCCGGTTTCGTCATGTCGCTGTTCGCCCTGCAGAAGAACAGCAACGGCTACGACAAGGGCCAGACCATGGAAGCCCTGGCCGGCAACCTGTGCCGCTGCACCGGCTACCGCCCGATCATCGACGCCGCCGAGCAGGCCTGCTGCCAGAAGCAGCCCGACCAGTTCGACGCCGCCGAAGCCCAGACCGTCGCCCAGCTGAAAGCCATTGCACCGCGTGAAACCGCCGAACTGAACAGCGGCGACAAGCGCTGCCTGGTACCGCTGACCGTGGCCGACCTGGCCGACTTCTATGTCTCCAACCCGCAGGCCCGCCTGCTGGCCGGCGGCACCGACCTGGCCCTGGAAGTCACCCAGTTCCACCGCGAGCTGCCGGTAATGATCTATGTCGGCCATATCGACGCCATGAAGCGCATCGAACAGAGCGCGGACTTCATCGAGATCGGCGCCGCCACCCCGCTGTCCGACTGCTACGAGAGCCTGGCCCAGGAGTACCCGGACTTCGGCGAGCTGCTGCACCGCTTCGCCTCCCTGCAGATCCGCAACCAGGGCACCCTGGGTGGCAACATCGGCAACGCCTCGCCCATTGGCGACGCCCCGCCGCTGCTGATCGCCCTGGGCGCCGAGATCGTCCTGCGCAAGGGCAACCAGACCCGCATCCTGCCGCTGGACGAGTACTTCCTCGATTACAAGGTCACCGCCCGCCAGGAATCCGAGTTCATCGAGAAGATCCGCGTGCCGCGTGCCCGCAAGAACCAGGCCTTCCGCGCCTACAAGGTCTCCAAGCGCCTGGACGACGACATTTCCGCCGTCTGCGCCGCCTTCAACCTGGTGATCGAGAATGGCGTGGTACGCAAGGCCCGCGTCGCCTTCGGCGGCATGGCCGGCATTCCCAAACGCGCCAGCGCCTGCGAGCAGGTCCTGGTCGGCTCCGCCTGGTACCCGGGCACCGTCGAACGCGCCTGCGAGGCCCTGGCCAAGGACTTCACCCCGCTTTCGGACTTCCGCGCCAGCAAGGAATACCGCCTGCTGACCGCGCAGAACCTGTTGCGCAAGTTCTTCCTCGAGCTGCAATCCCCAGAAGTCGAAACCCGGGTGACCGCGTATGTCTAA
- a CDS encoding GntR family transcriptional regulator — MTFQAPDSLSEQIAHHLAERIIRGELKERERIQEQKVTQAMNVSRGSVREALLILERRHLITILPRRGAQVSELTPQHVRSLYTLVMELYILLGYAVAEHWRREEDLLPFRAIQQRLAEAREREDILAFVDSSFAIMQAAYPFADNPYLQQTLDNLQPAIARTYYIALERRRGQMHQLGAVFDGLLQAVIARDPVRIREVLLDYGKQNCELVLAALAER, encoded by the coding sequence ATGACGTTCCAGGCACCGGACAGCCTCTCCGAGCAGATTGCCCATCATCTGGCCGAGCGCATCATTCGTGGCGAGCTCAAAGAGCGTGAGCGCATCCAGGAGCAGAAGGTCACCCAGGCCATGAACGTCAGCCGGGGCTCGGTGCGCGAGGCGCTGCTGATCCTCGAGCGCCGCCACCTGATCACCATCCTGCCGCGCCGTGGCGCCCAGGTTTCCGAACTGACCCCGCAGCACGTGCGCAGCCTCTACACCCTGGTGATGGAGCTGTACATCCTCTTGGGGTACGCCGTGGCCGAGCACTGGCGTCGCGAGGAGGACCTGCTGCCCTTCCGCGCCATCCAGCAGCGCCTGGCCGAAGCCCGCGAGCGCGAAGACATCCTGGCCTTCGTCGATTCCAGCTTCGCCATCATGCAGGCGGCCTATCCCTTCGCCGACAACCCCTACCTGCAGCAGACGCTGGACAACCTGCAGCCGGCCATCGCCCGTACCTACTACATCGCCCTTGAGCGCCGCCGTGGCCAAATGCACCAGCTCGGCGCGGTGTTCGACGGCCTGTTGCAGGCGGTGATCGCCCGCGACCCGGTGCGCATCCGCGAAGTGCTGCTCGATTACGGCAAGCAGAACTGCGAGCTGGTGCTCGCGGCACTGGCAGAACGTTGA
- the smc gene encoding chromosome segregation protein SMC yields the protein MRLKCIKLAGFKSFVDPTTVSFPSNMAAVVGPNGCGKSNIIDAVRWVMGESSAKNLRGESMTDVIFNGSNTRKPVAQASIELIFDNSDNSLVGEYAAFAEISIRRRVSRDGQNTYFLNGTKCRRRDITDIFLGTGLGPRSYSIIEQGMISKLIEAKPEDLRNFIEEAAGISKYKERRRETESRIRRTQENLARLTDLREELERQLERLHRQAQSAEKYQEYKAEERQLKAQLAALKWRALNDQVGQREAVIGNQEVSFEALVAEQRNADASIERLRDGHHELSERFNLVQGRFYSVGGDIARVEQSIQHGQQRLRQLQDDLREAEHARQETESHLGHDRTLLATLGEELEMLGPEQEMSAAAAEEASAQLEEADSGMQVWQEQWDGFNQRSAEPRRQAEVQQSRIQQLEQSLERLMERGRRLNDENSQLAADPEDAAVQDMLEELAVGEMRQEELQAAELALVEQLETLREELQQAGQAQQQAQGELQRLNGRLASLEALQQAALNPGKGAAEWLREQQLAERPRLAEGLRVEQGWELAVETVLGADLQAVLLDDFAGLDLSGFDQGELRLASAGRPGVRAPGSLLDKVEAPMDLAPWLAKVLPVESLEQALARRAALGEGESLISRDGYWVGRNFLRVRRASEAESGLLARGQELERLHAEREEREAALELLEERLQQLRDGQRQQEEAREQQRRLLQEESRTLGELKARLSAQQAKVEQLALRRRRLDEELRELDEQRSLEHEQLGEARLTLQDALDAMASDTEQREKLLAERDGLRERLDRIRQEARQHKDHAHQLAVRVGSLRAQHDSTRQALERLALQFERLKERREQLNLNLEEGAAPLEELRLKLEELLDKRLGVEEELKLARLALEDADRELRDAEKRRSQAEQQSQLLRGQLEQQRMEWQALTVRRKTLQDQLHEDGYDLHGVLATLPTEASEGAWEEELERLAARIQRLGPINLAAIDEYQQQSERKRYLDAQNDDLVEALETLENVIRKIDKETRNRFKETFDQINAGLQALFPKVFGGGHAYLELTGEDLLDTGVAIMARPPGKKNSTIHLLSGGEKALTALALVFAIFQLNPAPFCMLDEVDAPLDDANVGRYARLVKEMSEKVQFIYITHNKIAMEMADQLMGVTMHEPGCSRLVAVDVEEAMSMVEA from the coding sequence ATGCGGCTGAAGTGCATCAAGCTGGCCGGGTTCAAGTCCTTCGTCGACCCGACCACTGTCAGCTTCCCCAGCAACATGGCGGCCGTGGTCGGCCCCAACGGTTGCGGCAAGTCGAACATCATCGACGCCGTACGCTGGGTAATGGGCGAGAGTTCGGCGAAGAACCTCCGGGGCGAGTCGATGACCGACGTCATCTTCAATGGCTCCAACACCCGCAAGCCGGTGGCCCAGGCCAGCATCGAGCTGATCTTCGACAACTCCGACAACAGCCTGGTGGGCGAATACGCCGCCTTCGCCGAGATTTCCATCCGACGCCGCGTCAGCCGCGATGGCCAGAACACCTACTTCCTCAACGGCACCAAGTGCCGACGCCGGGATATCACCGACATCTTCCTCGGCACGGGCCTGGGGCCGCGCAGCTACTCGATCATCGAGCAGGGGATGATCTCCAAGCTGATCGAAGCCAAGCCCGAGGACCTGCGCAACTTCATCGAGGAAGCCGCCGGCATCTCCAAGTACAAGGAGCGCCGCCGCGAGACCGAGAGCCGCATCCGCCGTACCCAGGAAAACCTCGCGCGCCTGACCGACCTGCGCGAGGAGCTGGAGCGTCAGCTGGAACGCCTGCATCGCCAGGCCCAGTCCGCCGAGAAGTATCAGGAATACAAGGCCGAGGAGCGTCAGCTGAAGGCCCAGCTCGCCGCGCTGAAATGGCGGGCGCTGAATGACCAGGTCGGCCAGCGCGAAGCGGTGATCGGCAACCAGGAGGTCAGCTTCGAGGCCCTGGTGGCCGAGCAGCGCAACGCCGACGCCAGCATCGAACGGCTGCGCGACGGGCACCACGAACTGTCCGAGCGCTTCAACCTGGTGCAAGGCCGCTTCTATTCCGTGGGCGGCGATATCGCCCGGGTGGAACAGAGCATCCAGCATGGCCAGCAGCGCCTGCGGCAGTTGCAGGACGACCTGCGCGAAGCCGAGCACGCTCGCCAGGAAACCGAATCCCACCTGGGGCACGACCGCACCCTGCTCGCCACCCTGGGCGAGGAGTTGGAAATGCTCGGCCCCGAGCAGGAAATGAGCGCGGCCGCCGCCGAGGAAGCCTCCGCCCAGCTGGAGGAGGCCGACTCCGGCATGCAGGTCTGGCAGGAGCAGTGGGACGGCTTCAACCAGCGCAGCGCCGAGCCGCGCCGTCAGGCCGAAGTGCAGCAGTCGCGAATCCAGCAGCTGGAGCAGAGCCTGGAACGCCTGATGGAGCGCGGGCGTCGCCTCAATGACGAGAACAGCCAGCTGGCCGCCGACCCGGAAGACGCCGCCGTCCAGGACATGCTCGAAGAGCTGGCCGTGGGCGAAATGCGCCAGGAGGAACTCCAGGCCGCCGAGCTGGCGCTGGTCGAACAGCTGGAAACCCTGCGCGAAGAGCTGCAGCAGGCCGGTCAGGCCCAGCAGCAGGCTCAGGGCGAATTGCAGCGCCTGAATGGCCGCCTGGCCTCGCTGGAAGCCTTGCAACAGGCCGCGCTGAACCCCGGCAAGGGTGCCGCCGAATGGCTGCGCGAGCAGCAGCTGGCCGAGCGCCCGCGCCTGGCCGAAGGCCTGCGTGTGGAGCAGGGCTGGGAGCTGGCGGTGGAAACCGTGCTCGGCGCCGACCTGCAGGCCGTGCTGCTGGACGATTTCGCCGGTCTCGACCTGTCCGGCTTCGACCAGGGCGAGTTGCGCCTGGCCAGTGCCGGTCGCCCGGGCGTTCGCGCGCCGGGCAGCCTGCTGGACAAGGTGGAGGCGCCGATGGACCTGGCGCCCTGGCTGGCCAAGGTCCTGCCGGTGGAGAGCCTGGAACAGGCCCTGGCGCGCCGTGCTGCGCTGGGCGAGGGCGAGAGCCTGATCAGCCGCGATGGTTACTGGGTCGGCCGCAATTTCCTGCGGGTCCGGCGCGCCAGTGAAGCCGAGAGCGGCCTGCTGGCCCGAGGCCAGGAGCTGGAGCGCCTGCACGCTGAACGCGAGGAGCGCGAAGCAGCCCTGGAGCTGCTGGAGGAGCGCCTGCAACAACTGCGCGACGGCCAGCGCCAGCAGGAAGAAGCCCGCGAGCAGCAGCGCCGCCTGCTGCAAGAGGAATCCCGCACCCTGGGCGAGCTCAAGGCGCGTCTATCCGCTCAGCAGGCGAAGGTCGAGCAGCTGGCTCTGCGCCGTCGTCGCCTGGACGAGGAACTGCGCGAGCTGGACGAACAGCGCAGCCTGGAGCACGAACAGCTGGGCGAGGCCCGCCTGACCCTGCAGGACGCCCTGGACGCCATGGCCAGCGACACCGAGCAGCGCGAAAAGCTGCTGGCCGAGCGCGATGGCCTGCGCGAGCGCCTCGACCGTATCCGCCAGGAAGCCCGCCAGCACAAGGACCATGCCCACCAGCTCGCCGTGCGCGTTGGCTCGCTGCGGGCGCAACACGATTCCACCCGCCAGGCCCTGGAGCGCCTGGCCCTGCAGTTCGAGCGCCTCAAAGAGCGTCGTGAGCAGCTCAATCTCAACCTGGAGGAGGGCGCCGCGCCGCTGGAAGAGCTGCGCCTGAAGCTGGAGGAGCTGCTGGACAAGCGCCTGGGCGTGGAAGAGGAACTCAAGCTGGCGCGCCTCGCCCTGGAGGACGCCGACCGCGAGCTGCGCGACGCCGAGAAGCGCCGCAGCCAGGCCGAGCAGCAGTCGCAACTGCTGCGCGGCCAGCTGGAGCAGCAGCGTATGGAGTGGCAGGCCCTGACGGTGCGTCGCAAGACCCTGCAGGACCAGCTGCACGAGGATGGCTACGACCTGCACGGCGTGCTCGCCACGCTGCCGACCGAGGCCAGCGAGGGCGCCTGGGAGGAAGAACTCGAGCGCCTCGCCGCGCGTATCCAGCGCCTAGGCCCGATCAACCTGGCGGCCATAGACGAGTACCAGCAGCAGTCCGAGCGCAAGCGCTACCTGGATGCGCAGAACGACGACCTGGTGGAAGCCCTGGAAACGCTGGAAAACGTCATCCGCAAGATCGACAAGGAAACCCGCAACCGCTTCAAGGAGACCTTCGACCAGATCAACGCCGGCCTGCAGGCGCTGTTCCCCAAGGTCTTCGGTGGCGGGCATGCCTACCTGGAACTCACCGGCGAAGACCTGCTGGACACTGGCGTGGCCATCATGGCCCGCCCGCCGGGCAAGAAGAACAGCACCATCCACCTGCTGTCCGGTGGCGAGAAGGCGCTGACCGCCCTGGCCCTGGTATTCGCCATCTTCCAGCTCAATCCGGCGCCGTTCTGCATGCTCGACGAAGTGGATGCGCCGCTGGATGACGCCAACGTCGGCCGTTATGCGCGACTGGTGAAAGAAATGTCCGAGAAGGTGCAGTTCATCTATATCACCCACAACAAGATCGCCATGGAGATGGCCGACCAGCTGATGGGTGTGACCATGCACGAACCCGGTTGCTCGCGCCTGGTGGCAGTGGACGTGGAGGAGGCGATGTCTATGGTTGAAGCCTAG
- the zipA gene encoding cell division protein ZipA, translated as MDIGLREWLIVIGIIVIAGILFDGWRRMSGGKGKLKFRLDRSFSNAPDEEEDPNLLGPARVKDRSHQEPSLDEADLPSLSARDPSKRRGEPHQGDLNLDEPVPTLLNPVDEGKKNGKAQPQLQTQEVPVEEVLVINVVARDEAGFKGPALLQNILESGLRFGAMDIFHRHESMAGNGEVLFSMANGVKPGTFDLDDIDHFSTRAVSFFLGLPGPRHPKQAFDVMVAAARKLSQELNGELKDDQRSVMTAQTIEHYRQRIVEFERKHMTQKR; from the coding sequence ATGGATATCGGTCTGCGCGAGTGGCTGATTGTCATTGGCATCATCGTAATCGCCGGCATTCTGTTCGATGGCTGGCGCCGCATGAGTGGCGGCAAGGGGAAACTCAAGTTCAGGCTGGATCGCAGTTTCTCCAATGCCCCTGACGAAGAAGAAGATCCGAATCTGCTTGGCCCGGCACGGGTCAAGGATCGCTCGCACCAGGAACCCTCCCTGGACGAGGCCGACCTGCCATCGCTGAGTGCTCGCGATCCGAGCAAGCGTCGCGGCGAGCCGCACCAGGGTGACCTGAACCTCGACGAGCCGGTGCCGACCCTGCTCAACCCGGTTGACGAAGGCAAGAAGAACGGCAAGGCCCAGCCGCAGCTGCAGACCCAGGAAGTGCCGGTGGAAGAAGTCCTGGTGATCAACGTGGTCGCCCGCGACGAAGCCGGCTTCAAAGGCCCGGCCCTGCTGCAGAACATCCTGGAAAGCGGCCTGCGCTTCGGCGCCATGGACATCTTCCATCGCCACGAAAGCATGGCCGGCAACGGCGAAGTGCTGTTCTCCATGGCCAACGGCGTCAAGCCGGGCACCTTCGACCTGGACGACATCGACCATTTCAGCACCCGCGCCGTGAGCTTCTTCCTCGGCCTGCCGGGCCCGCGCCATCCGAAGCAGGCCTTCGACGTGATGGTTGCCGCCGCCCGCAAGTTGTCCCAGGAGCTGAACGGCGAGCTGAAGGACGACCAGCGCAGCGTGATGACCGCCCAGACCATCGAGCACTATCGCCAGCGTATCGTCGAGTTCGAACGCAAGCACATGACCCAGAAGCGCTGA
- the ligA gene encoding NAD-dependent DNA ligase LigA — protein sequence MTDAQTAANRIHALRAELDAHNHRYYVLDEPSVPDAEYDRLFRELQALEAEHPELVTPESPTQRVGGEALSEFGEVRHEVPMLSLGNAFEEEDLRAFDRSVQGGLGLSAGDLFGGGAEVEYSCEPKLDGLAVSLLYRNGQLVRGATRGDGSTGEDISSNVRTIRNVPLKLQGEGWPELLEVRGEVYMPKAGFDELNVRQAESGGKTFANPRNAAAGSLRQLDPKITASRPLEFCCYGVGQVSGELPATQVGMLQQLKAWGVPISRELKLAKGVEQCLAYYRDIGERRMDLPYDIDGVVFKVNNIEDQQQLGFRARTPHWALAHKFPAQEELTELLDVEFQVGRTGAVTPVARLKPVKVAGVTVANATLHNMDEVARLGLMIGDTVIIRRAGDVIPQVMQVVAERRPADARPVHIPEQCPVCGSAVERTQLVKRSKGKATTSEGSVYRCVGRLACAAQLKQAIIHFASRRALDIEGLGDKIVEQLVDTGLVASPADLFTLAYDQVVALEGFADLSTRNLINAIKDSSKPTLARFIYALGIPDVGEETAKVLARALGSLARIRKALPEVLTYLPDVGLEVASEIHNFFADEHNQQVIEALLARGLSLQEEGDLNPEFAACATLPGFIDKLNIPFIAATGAEKLAAKFGTLEGIIKADWLDLRQVERLNEKAAKSLRDFFDNPANAQRAALIEAQLREFGMHWESEKKTIEGLPLAGQTWVLTGTLELMSRDVAKEKLEALGAKVAGSVSARTHCVVAGPGAGSKLAKANELGVRVLDEEAFLVELKGLGVAL from the coding sequence ATGACCGATGCCCAAACCGCCGCCAATCGCATCCACGCGCTGCGTGCCGAGCTGGATGCGCACAACCATCGCTACTACGTGCTGGACGAGCCCAGCGTGCCCGATGCCGAGTACGACCGCCTGTTCCGCGAGCTGCAGGCCCTGGAGGCCGAGCATCCGGAGCTGGTGACGCCGGAGTCGCCGACCCAGCGCGTGGGCGGCGAGGCGCTCAGCGAGTTTGGCGAGGTCCGCCACGAAGTCCCCATGCTCAGCCTGGGCAACGCCTTCGAGGAAGAGGACCTGCGCGCCTTCGACCGCAGCGTGCAAGGCGGGCTCGGTCTTTCGGCCGGCGACCTGTTTGGCGGCGGCGCCGAGGTGGAGTACAGCTGCGAACCCAAGCTCGATGGCCTGGCGGTCAGCCTGCTGTACCGCAACGGCCAACTGGTGCGCGGCGCCACCCGTGGCGATGGCAGTACCGGCGAAGACATCAGCAGCAACGTACGGACCATCCGCAATGTGCCGCTGAAGCTGCAGGGCGAGGGCTGGCCGGAGCTGCTCGAAGTGCGCGGCGAGGTCTACATGCCCAAGGCCGGCTTCGACGAACTCAACGTGCGCCAGGCCGAAAGCGGCGGCAAGACCTTTGCCAACCCGCGCAACGCCGCCGCCGGCAGCCTGCGCCAGCTGGACCCGAAGATCACCGCCAGCCGGCCCCTGGAGTTCTGCTGCTATGGCGTCGGCCAGGTCAGCGGCGAACTGCCCGCGACCCAGGTGGGCATGCTCCAGCAGCTCAAGGCCTGGGGCGTGCCCATTAGCCGCGAGCTGAAGCTGGCCAAGGGCGTGGAGCAGTGCCTGGCCTACTACCGCGATATCGGCGAACGGCGCATGGACCTGCCCTACGACATCGATGGCGTGGTGTTCAAGGTCAACAACATCGAAGACCAGCAGCAGCTGGGCTTCCGCGCGCGCACCCCGCACTGGGCGTTGGCGCACAAGTTCCCGGCCCAGGAAGAGCTCACCGAGTTGCTGGACGTGGAATTCCAGGTCGGCCGTACCGGCGCCGTAACCCCGGTGGCGCGGCTCAAGCCGGTGAAGGTGGCCGGCGTGACCGTGGCCAACGCCACCCTGCACAACATGGATGAAGTGGCGCGCCTGGGCCTGATGATCGGCGACACGGTAATCATCCGTCGCGCCGGCGATGTGATTCCCCAGGTCATGCAAGTGGTTGCCGAGCGTCGCCCGGCCGATGCCCGGCCTGTGCACATCCCCGAGCAGTGCCCGGTGTGCGGCTCGGCGGTGGAGCGCACCCAACTGGTCAAGCGCAGCAAGGGCAAGGCCACCACCAGCGAGGGTTCGGTATACCGTTGCGTCGGTCGCCTGGCCTGCGCCGCCCAGTTGAAGCAGGCGATCATCCACTTCGCCTCGCGCCGTGCCCTGGACATCGAAGGCCTGGGCGACAAGATCGTCGAGCAACTGGTGGACACCGGCCTGGTCGCCTCGCCGGCCGACCTGTTCACCCTGGCCTATGACCAGGTGGTGGCGCTGGAGGGTTTCGCCGACCTGTCCACCCGCAACCTGATCAACGCCATCAAGGACAGCAGCAAGCCGACCCTGGCGCGCTTCATCTATGCCCTGGGCATTCCCGATGTGGGCGAGGAGACCGCCAAGGTGCTGGCCCGCGCCCTGGGCTCCCTGGCGCGCATCCGCAAGGCGCTGCCCGAGGTGCTGACCTACCTGCCTGACGTGGGCCTGGAAGTGGCGTCGGAGATCCACAACTTCTTCGCCGACGAGCACAACCAACAGGTGATCGAAGCCCTGCTGGCCCGAGGCCTGAGCTTGCAGGAGGAGGGAGACCTCAACCCCGAGTTCGCTGCCTGTGCGACGCTGCCGGGTTTCATCGACAAGCTGAACATCCCCTTCATCGCCGCCACCGGCGCCGAGAAGCTGGCGGCGAAGTTCGGCACCCTCGAAGGCATCATCAAGGCCGACTGGCTCGACCTGCGCCAGGTCGAGCGGCTCAACGAGAAGGCAGCGAAGTCGCTGCGCGATTTCTTCGACAACCCGGCCAATGCCCAGCGCGCGGCGCTGATCGAAGCGCAGCTGCGTGAATTCGGCATGCACTGGGAGAGCGAGAAGAAGACCATTGAAGGGCTGCCCCTGGCCGGGCAGACCTGGGTGCTCACCGGCACCCTCGAACTGATGAGCCGCGACGTCGCCAAGGAGAAGCTGGAGGCGCTCGGTGCCAAGGTCGCCGGTTCGGTATCGGCGCGTACCCACTGCGTGGTGGCCGGGCCCGGGGCGGGCTCCAAGCTCGCCAAGGCCAATGAGCTGGGCGTCCGCGTGCTGGACGAAGAGGCGTTTCTCGTCGAGCTCAAGGGGTTGGGCGTGGCGCTCTGA
- a CDS encoding HU family DNA-binding protein encodes MEWSYTTMALTKDQLISDIAEATDTTKAAVRAVLEQLGEIVSDSLENSDEITLPGIGKLKVGDRPARTGRNPQTGKAIEIAAKKVVKFVPAKALTDAVNK; translated from the coding sequence ATTGAATGGAGCTACACCACCATGGCACTCACCAAAGACCAGCTGATCTCCGACATCGCCGAAGCTACCGACACCACCAAGGCCGCTGTGCGCGCGGTACTCGAACAGCTCGGCGAGATCGTCAGCGACTCCCTGGAGAACAGCGATGAGATCACTCTGCCGGGCATCGGCAAACTGAAGGTGGGCGACCGCCCCGCTCGCACCGGCCGCAACCCGCAGACCGGCAAGGCCATCGAGATCGCCGCGAAGAAAGTCGTCAAGTTCGTCCCTGCCAAGGCCCTGACCGACGCCGTGAACAAGTAA
- a CDS encoding methyl-accepting chemotaxis protein — MLRAFADLGFRWKIALPILMLALLMVLVGGLGMQGIAQVADSSKQLTNRYLPAISLLLNADRDLYQAFIAERSLLDEAAGEHAQALKDSHGENLQQAYDRVHQYAAMDVSAEAKQLVAQFDRGFAQWKATSQQVVQLSTQDPNAASALSFGGSERQFEAMRDAIDKLGELEDQAANAEGQGAIALGDARAWQQGLAIGIGLALCLLLVVGFPALVTRPLHSLLERIEQIADGDGDLRVRLEVLSRDELGKLSHAFNRFLDKLQPLIREVSRVTGEVADSARSLAGLAAANDRLISSEHAAVDQVSTAATEMSAAVHEVARNAQSAADAARFAEEQSREGAQVVGATIAAIRQLAVEVDSASATIGTLEQETANIGAVLAVIKGIADQTNLLALNAAIEAARAGEQGRGFAVVADEVRALAARTQDSTKDIQLMIERLQVGVQDAVQAMRSGSLKARDSVERAAGVDQALSDTGDSVQRINDMAAQIATACEEQSSVTEEIARNITDIRDLSNEAAQTSEQSTQASQHLSELSSGLAQLVGRFRV; from the coding sequence ATGCTACGTGCCTTCGCCGATCTGGGCTTCCGCTGGAAAATCGCCTTGCCCATCCTGATGCTCGCGCTGTTGATGGTGCTGGTGGGTGGCCTCGGCATGCAGGGCATCGCCCAGGTCGCCGACTCCAGCAAGCAGCTCACCAATCGCTACCTGCCCGCCATCAGCCTGCTGCTCAACGCCGATCGCGACCTCTACCAGGCCTTCATCGCCGAGCGCAGCCTGCTGGACGAGGCGGCCGGCGAGCATGCCCAGGCGCTCAAGGACAGCCATGGGGAAAACCTGCAGCAGGCCTATGACCGCGTGCACCAGTACGCCGCCATGGATGTCAGCGCGGAGGCGAAGCAGTTGGTGGCGCAGTTCGATCGCGGTTTCGCCCAGTGGAAGGCTACGTCCCAGCAAGTGGTGCAGCTCTCCACCCAGGACCCCAATGCGGCGAGCGCACTAAGCTTCGGTGGCAGCGAGCGCCAGTTCGAGGCCATGCGCGATGCCATCGACAAGCTCGGCGAGCTCGAAGACCAGGCCGCCAACGCAGAAGGGCAGGGTGCCATCGCCCTTGGCGATGCCCGCGCCTGGCAGCAGGGCCTGGCCATCGGCATCGGCCTGGCGCTGTGCCTGCTGCTGGTGGTCGGCTTCCCGGCCCTGGTGACCCGCCCGCTGCATAGCCTGCTGGAGCGCATCGAGCAGATTGCCGATGGCGACGGCGACCTGCGGGTGCGCCTGGAAGTCCTGTCGCGGGATGAGCTGGGCAAGCTCAGCCACGCCTTCAACCGCTTCCTCGACAAGCTGCAACCGTTGATCCGCGAAGTCAGCCGGGTGACGGGTGAGGTAGCCGATTCGGCGCGCAGCCTGGCCGGCCTGGCTGCCGCCAACGACCGCTTGATCAGCAGCGAACACGCCGCGGTGGATCAGGTGAGCACCGCCGCCACCGAAATGAGCGCGGCCGTGCACGAGGTGGCGCGCAATGCCCAGAGCGCGGCGGATGCGGCGCGCTTCGCCGAGGAACAGTCCCGCGAGGGCGCCCAGGTAGTGGGTGCGACCATCGCCGCCATTCGCCAGCTGGCGGTGGAAGTGGACAGCGCGTCCGCCACCATCGGCACCCTGGAGCAGGAAACCGCCAACATCGGCGCCGTGCTGGCGGTAATCAAGGGGATTGCCGACCAGACCAACCTGCTGGCGCTGAACGCTGCCATCGAGGCGGCGCGGGCGGGCGAGCAGGGTCGCGGTTTTGCCGTGGTGGCCGACGAGGTCCGTGCCCTGGCGGCGCGAACCCAGGATTCCACCAAGGACATCCAGCTGATGATCGAGCGCCTGCAGGTCGGCGTGCAGGATGCCGTGCAGGCCATGCGCTCGGGCAGCCTGAAGGCGCGGGACAGCGTGGAGCGGGCGGCGGGCGTCGACCAGGCGTTGTCCGATACCGGCGACTCGGTACAGCGGATCAACGACATGGCCGCGCAGATCGCCACCGCCTGCGAGGAGCAGAGCAGCGTGACCGAGGAGATCGCCCGCAATATCACCGATATCCGCGATCTCTCCAACGAGGCGGCGCAGACCTCCGAGCAGAGCACCCAGGCCAGCCAGCACCTGTCCGAGCTGTCCAGTGGCCTGGCCCAGTTGGTGGGACGCTTCCGGGTCTGA